In one Gracilinanus agilis isolate LMUSP501 chromosome 6, AgileGrace, whole genome shotgun sequence genomic region, the following are encoded:
- the LRAT gene encoding lecithin retinol acyltransferase has protein sequence MKNPMLEVVSLLLEKLLLLSNLRLFSWSAAPGEEQQQQPQPQQGKGNFYDIGSFLRGDVLEVPRTHLTHYGIYLGDNQVAHLMPDILLALTDDKLLTQPVVSNKRLILGVIVKVASIRVDTVEDFAYGANILVNHLDESLQKKALGNEEVARRAEKLLGMTSYSLLWNNCEHFVTYCRYGAPISPQADKFCENVKIIIRDQRSVLASAILGLASIVCLGLAPHTTLPAIFIPFCLWMAG, from the exons ATGAAGAACCCAATGCTGGAGGTGGTGTCCCTGCTCCTGGAAAAGCTGCTTCTGCTCTCCAATCTCAGACTGTTTAGCTGGAGCGCGGCCCCCGGGgaagagcagcagcagcagccgcagCCGCAGCAAGGCAAGGGGAACTTCTACGACATTGGCTCCTTCCTCCGCGGCGACGTGCTGGAAGTGCCCCGGACTCATCTGACCCACTACGGCATCTACCTAGGGGACAACCAGGTCGCCCACCTGATGCCCGACATCCTGCTAGCGTTGACCGATGACAAGTTACTGACCCAGCCGGTGGTGTCCAATAAGAGGCTGATCCTGGGAGTCATCGTCAAGGTCGCCAGCATCCGGGTGGACACAGTGGAGGACTTCGCCTACGGCGCCAATATCCTGGTCAACCACCTGGACGAGTCGCTCCAAAAGAAGGCCCTGGGCAACGAGGAGGTGGCACGCCGGGCAGAGAAGCTGCTGGGCATGACTTCCTATAGCCTCCTGTGGAACAACTGCGAGCACTTTGTGACCTACTGTAGATATGGTGCCCCAATCAGCCCCCAGGCCGACAAG ttttgtgaGAATGTGAAGATAATAATCCGGGACCAGAGAAGTGTCCTTGCTTCAGCCATCCTGGGACTGGCATCAATAGTCTGTCTAGGCTTGGCACCCCATACTACCCTTCCTGCCATTTTTATTCCATTCTGCTTATGGATGGCTGGCTAA